One window of the Zea mays cultivar B73 chromosome 3, Zm-B73-REFERENCE-NAM-5.0, whole genome shotgun sequence genome contains the following:
- the LOC118476708 gene encoding BRD4-interacting chromatin-remodeling complex-associated protein-like, whose protein sequence is MELGTSRSKESPGVQVPCSLPPLRSQAQGAAAAPSPWLLPPRAARGLLPQRRELGSSSPPMAVELLSMASCFLPWCRRCPSELPSLPHGSSSSFLMALPPCPWRRSSSLPWRPPALPPWRPEIAAASPSPKLLLPWPFLPCALLSHGNPARAPFPPWPAPRTAPLRDSPSPNSEPPSSLLVVVPAGCSAKCAASLALQQPSSSFSTSPSRVIALVFAAQRTARRDARRVFAVLRSPVVVVVHPGETATLLVRFRIDIIFL, encoded by the coding sequence ATGGAACTCGGCACCTCCCGCAGCAAGGAATCCCCTGGCGTCCAGGTTCCCTgcagcctccctcctctccgttCACAGGCGCAGGGAGCAGCAGCGGCTCCATCTCCCTGGCTTCTTCCCCCACGCGCAGCGAGGGGCCTTCTTCCCCAGCGCAGGGAGCTCGGCTcctcctctcctcccatggccgTCGAGCTCCTGTCCATGGCGTCCTGCTTCCTCCCATGGTGCAGGAGATGCCCAAGCGAGCTCCCTTCCCTTCCCCATGGCTCGAGCTCGAGTTTCCTCATGGCGCTGCCTCCCTGTCCATGGCGACGCAGCAGCTCCCTCCCATGGCGCCCCCCTGCTCTTCCTCCTTGGCGCCCAGAAATTGCAGCAGCATCTCCCTCCCCCAAACTGCTCTTGCCATGGCCGTTTCTTCCCTGCGCCCTACTCTCCCATGGAAATCCAGCAAGAGCTCCATTTCCTCCATGGCCGGCGCCCCGCACAGCGCCTCTGCGTGACTCTCCCTCCCCAAACAGCGAGCCCCCTTCCTCGCTGCTCGTCGTGGTGCCCGCCGGCTGTTCGGCAAAATGCGCAGCAAGCCTTGCGCTGCAGCAGCCCTCTAGTTCATTCTCCACTTCCCCGTCGCGAGTCATCGCTCTCGTGTTTGCTGCGCAGCGAACAGCACGTCGGGATGCCCGCCGGGTGTTTGCTGTTTTGCGCAGCCCCGTTGTCGTCGTCGTTCACCCCGGTGAGACCGCGACGCTCCTTGTTCGATTCCGCATCGACATTATTTTCCTATGA
- the LOC118476707 gene encoding uncharacterized protein gives MAQEMPQRAPFPSPWLELEFPHGAASLSMATQQLPPMAPSALPPWCLEIAAASPSPKLLLPWPILPCALLSHGNPARAPFPPWPAPRTAPLRDSPSPNSEPPSSLLVVVPAGCSAKCTASRALQQPSSSFSTSPSRVIALVFAAQRTARRDARRVFAVLRSPVVVVVHPGDNPVFCVEKASRSTLVDVVAMHKSESPSFLQTPIGFVYGPRDDDRASDVVPTTSCRWWTT, from the exons ATGGCGCAGGAGATGCCCCAGCGAGCTCCCTTCCCTTCCCCATGGCTCGAGCTCGAGTTTCCTCATGGCGCTGCCTCCCTGTCCATGGCGACGCAGCAGCTCCCTCCCATGGCGCCCTCTGCTCTTCCTCCTTGGTGCCTAGAAATTGCAGCAGCATCTCCCTCCCCCAAACTGCTCTTGCCATGGCCGATTCTTCCCTGCGCCCTACTCTCCCATGGAAATCCAGCAAGAGCTCCATTTCCTCCATGGCCGGCGCCCCGCACAGCGCCTCTGCGTGACTCTCCCTCCCCAAACAGCGAGCCCCCTTCCTCGCTGCTCGTCGTGGTGCCCGCCGGCTGTTCGGCAAAATGCACAGCAAGCCGTGCGCTGCAGCAGCCCTCTAGTTCATTCTCCACTTCCCCGTCGCGAGTCATCGCTCTCGTGTTTGCTGCGCAGCGAACAGCACGTCGGGATGCCCGCCGGGTGTTTGCTGTTTTGCGCAGCCCCGTTGTCGTCGTCGTTCACCCCG GAGATAACCCCGTGTTTTGCGTGGAGAAGGCAAGCCGCTCGACGCTCGTCGATGTCGTagcgatgcacaaatcggaatcacCGTCGTTCTTGCAAACgccgattgggtttgtttatg